Proteins encoded together in one Methanobacterium sp. window:
- a CDS encoding DUF2193 domain-containing protein: MVELYEKMVQEAMMAQKADVETVKNKRGTPFHIKDTKAYLDVVQKMEATAEQSESVINLHVNSVKAHYNILNSLTDTIRPEDDPFVEHYQTPVVLEILCDEDPEFEGSLSKFIEAIGKAEALIGKEVVRRYGGFYGPTCVVDFALMPGSTSNTINRIVKTVDIPLKHKQAILSAKSWGMNTSYGIGEVFANEVENGATVAQAVEKEIAEIKHIYQEPVEAQAELMDAAGHTSFDVRKYMAQYRDKMESTVVAAMDDDVHYGNILTVPAYCVGDISHHIAQSTFNMCKDDVTMAIIEATTDVMDSTLKQALPDFKSEYEVLSLATGSSACAVEYILELDGFNAPTVVDLLTKRFHNYVQLNPTRGAAAELHNSDFMDMIYRGWGHLDQARKALNGSSGTLTPKVAGFKVDLEPVHQNEVIMNPQRYTYPACAITVRFSSLMRLADYPCLLTSEPVTATLMTNIIALHKESPASPARTCKNCAAASLVDFRHNHCQWKEAV, from the coding sequence ATGGTTGAACTCTATGAAAAAATGGTTCAAGAAGCAATGATGGCTCAAAAAGCCGATGTAGAAACCGTTAAAAATAAAAGGGGAACTCCATTCCATATCAAAGATACCAAAGCGTATCTGGATGTGGTGCAGAAAATGGAAGCAACAGCTGAACAATCTGAATCAGTTATCAACCTTCACGTGAATTCGGTGAAGGCTCACTACAACATCCTGAACAGCTTAACAGACACTATCCGGCCAGAAGACGATCCTTTCGTGGAACATTATCAAACACCAGTGGTACTGGAAATACTCTGTGATGAAGACCCTGAATTTGAAGGAAGTCTCTCTAAGTTCATTGAGGCCATAGGAAAAGCAGAAGCCCTAATTGGTAAAGAAGTAGTCCGCCGATATGGGGGGTTCTACGGACCAACCTGTGTGGTTGATTTTGCCCTGATGCCTGGCAGCACCAGTAACACCATCAACCGGATAGTTAAAACTGTGGACATACCTCTAAAACATAAACAGGCCATATTATCTGCTAAATCATGGGGAATGAATACTTCATATGGTATTGGTGAAGTATTCGCTAATGAAGTTGAAAATGGGGCCACAGTAGCCCAGGCTGTGGAGAAGGAAATAGCCGAAATTAAACACATCTACCAGGAACCGGTGGAAGCCCAGGCTGAACTCATGGATGCAGCAGGCCACACATCCTTCGATGTCCGGAAGTACATGGCCCAGTACCGTGATAAAATGGAAAGCACAGTAGTTGCGGCCATGGATGATGATGTCCATTATGGTAACATCCTGACAGTCCCCGCATACTGTGTGGGCGACATATCTCATCACATTGCACAATCAACCTTTAACATGTGCAAAGATGATGTGACCATGGCCATAATTGAAGCCACCACTGATGTGATGGATTCAACATTAAAACAGGCGCTCCCTGACTTTAAGAGTGAATATGAAGTTCTTTCCTTGGCAACTGGTTCATCTGCTTGTGCGGTGGAGTACATACTGGAACTGGACGGCTTCAATGCACCAACAGTGGTGGATCTATTGACCAAAAGATTCCATAACTACGTACAACTCAATCCCACCCGGGGGGCAGCAGCAGAACTGCACAACAGTGACTTCATGGACATGATCTACCGTGGATGGGGCCACCTGGACCAGGCCCGCAAGGCACTCAATGGTTCTTCAGGTACACTGACACCTAAAGTAGCTGGATTCAAAGTGGACTTAGAACCGGTACACCAGAACGAAGTGATAATGAATCCGCAGCGCTACACCTACCCTGCATGTGCCATAACCGTCAGGTTCTCATCACTCATGAGACTGGCGGACTACCCTTGCCTCTTAACCAGTGAACCA